The following proteins come from a genomic window of Aspergillus oryzae RIB40 DNA, chromosome 4:
- a CDS encoding putative microtubule binding protein HOOK3 (predicted protein): MASEHTITQALLEWINSFALGKTIRTTDELTDGTIIWEVLQDIDPQYFLDELPQRNPSDHWLSKLQNLKHILKTLVNYIRQQPDGIPSGLDPAPNLEVVAEKSSIKETNKLLKLILIAAIRSPNAPSYVETLQTLSTPTQESLKDIFEEAENGQHEPLDPVDEIKEDLSKREHPVDLELQFEERVGKVLAENDRLTHEKKELEKALEDLHNRLARLQENNDTLQSRLATTEDRLGNLKSGKGDLGFNTKALESKSRQQEDIIASQEARLAAAQDEIDSLRMTVESLRVKNERFQRLQDDYDELKTERDQLARKANAAEKYRSKLQASQDFEKENQTLKNQIQDLQQQLKESDSQQRWTSERDVELEEYRRVLPRIEQECSEMQSLKKQLEFNNHALTERLSSAEEQRERDDALISELRERIRELEGSPGSPALTPGSETPKLQGTLQKDFEDIGVKESQLLGIPILPFKYGLTPRCRKTENDELKKEIEFLKGSSTAVNSQHEGFSDAFSATLQRAQENSTQGDEYWKLYDQYISVLKKLAEVQDSFDKSSRALADAQAAVLLASKEKLVMINEIKENELVESTKLRDESNEIKQKIHTLQAELDASLALAREACAERDELRTMLDNRQAEIAESRVEDQETMEEMKKLLAEIAAQESGGASEASQKSGMELTKQVVELIERNLERLAQRAEVSGTNPKTLLPHAES, encoded by the exons ATGGCTTCCGAACACACTATCACACAAGCCCTGTTGGAATGGATCAATAGTTTCGCCCTTGGTAAAACAATCCGAACGACCGATGAATTGACAGATGGGACTATCATTTGGGAAGTCTTACAAGATATCGACCCCCAATATTTCCTCGATGAGCTCCCGCAACGCAATCCGTCAGACCACTGGTTGTCCAAACTCCAGAACTTGAAACACATCCTCAAAACGCTGGTCAATTATATCCGCCAACAACCCGATGGGATCCCTTCTGGATTAGATCCGGCCCCAAATCTGGAAGTGGTCGCTGAAAAGAGTTCGATCAAGGAAACCAACAAACTCCTCAAGCTCATTTTAATCGCCGCTATCCGCTCGCCGAACGCGCCGTCCTACGTGGAAACCCTCCAAACATTGAGTACTCCGACTCAGGAGTCCCTGAAAGATATttttgaagaagctgagaatGGCCAACATGAGCCTCTTGACCCCGTGGACGAGATCAAAGAAGATTTGTCCAAACGGGAACATCCCGTCGATCTAGAGCTGCAATTCGAGGAACGAGTAGGGAAAGTGCTTGCTGAGAATGACCGCTTAACgcatgagaagaaggagctcgagaAGGCATTGGAGGACCTACACAACCGTCTGGCACGCCTTCAAGAAAATAACGATACTCTCCAGAGCCGCCTCGCGACCACAGAGGATCGACTAGGAAACCTGAAGTCCGGCAAAGGCGACCTCGGCTTTAATACAAAAGCCTTGGAGTCTAAATCCCGCCAGCAAGAAGACATCATCGCATCCCAGGAGGCTCGGCTGGCCGCGGCTCAGGATGAAATTGACAGCCTGCGAATGACAGTGGAGTCCTTGCGCGTGAAGAACGAACGGTTCCAGAGGTTGCaggatgactatgatgagttgaaaacagaaagagacCAACTCGCCCGGAAGGCTAATGCAGCGGAGAAATATCGGTCAAAGCTACAAGCCAGCCAGGActttgaaaaggaaaaccagaCGCTCAAGAATCAGATCCAAGACCTCCAGCAGCAGTTGAAAGAGTCAGATTCGCAGCAAAGATGGACATCGGAACGCGATGTTGAACTTGAAGAATACAGACGAGTCTTGCCACGAATCGAACAGGAATGCAGTGAAATGCAGAGTTTGAAGAAACAACTTGAATTCAATAACCACGCCTTGACAGAGCGACTTAGCAGTGCTGAGGAACAGCGTGAAAGAGATGATGCACTTATAAGTGAGCTACGGGAGCGGATTCGAGAACTTGAGGGCTCCCCTGGGAGCCCAGCTCTTACACCAGGCAGCGAAACTCCAAAGCTGCAGGGCACGCTACAAAAGGACTTCGAAGACATTGGCGTTAAGGAATCTCAATTGTTAGGGATCCCTATCCTACCCTTTAAGTATGGGCTGACTCCGCGCTGTAGGAAAACCGAAAATGACGAGCTCAAGAAAGAGATCGAATTCTTGAAGGGGTCATCAACTGCC GTCAATTCTCAGCATGAAGGATTTTCGGATGCCTTCAGCGCAACCCTGCAGAGGGCCCAAGAAAATTCTACACAGGG TGATGAATATTGGAAGCTGTATGATCAGTACATTTCCGTGCTCAAGAAACTTGCAGAAGTACAGGACTCTTTCGACAAGTCTAGCAGAGCGCTTGCCGATGCACAAGCAGCTG TCTTACTTGCGAGCAAGGAAAAGCTAGTCATGATTAATGAAATCAAAGAGAATGAATTAGTGGAATCAACTAAATTGCGCGACGAATCGAATGAAATCAAACAGAAAATACATACTCTCCAAGCTGAACTTGACGCTAGTTTGGCCTTGGCCAGGGAAGCATGTGCTGAACGGGATGAGCTGCGGACAATGCTTGACAACAGACAGGCTGAGATTGCTGAAAGTCGCGTGGAGGACCAAGAAACTatggaggaaatgaagaagctACTAGCAGAGATTGCGGCACAGGAAAGTGGCGGTGCCTCCGAAGCTTCCCAGAAGTCTGGTATGGAACTCACGAAACAGGTCGTTGAACTTATCGAGCGGAACCTAGAGAGACTGGCACAACGCGCTGAGGTCAGTGGAACCAACCCTAAGACACTATTACCGCATGCCGAAAGCTGA
- a CDS encoding putative mitochondrial GTP/GDP transporter Ggc1 (mitochondrial solute carrier protein): MSPAIAQAGSASKDVKKESATARLLGSGTAGIAELLVFHPVDTTAKRLMSNQTRITSMEGMKQVVFKEYANASLGRKFTSLFPGLGYAAGYKVLQRIYKYGGQPFARDYLAKHHGAEFDNAFGKGTGKAIMHATAGSLIGIGEIVLLPLDVLKIKRQTNPEAFRGRGLFKIISDEGMGLYRGAGWTAARNAPGSFALFGGSAFAKEYIYKLQDYNSASWAQNFVASVCGASASLIVSAPLDVIKTRIQNRNFENPESGFRIVSNMMKNEGPTSFFKGLTPKLLMTGPKLVFSFWLAQTLIPAFGQVV, encoded by the exons atgtcTCCCGCCATTGCTCAGGCCGGCTCTGCCTCCAAGGATGTCAAGAAGGAGTCCGCGACTGCTCGACTTCTGGGTTCCG GAACCGCTGGAATTGCGGAGCTGCTGGTTTTTCATCCG GTTGATACAACTGCGAAGCGATTGATGAGCAATCAGACCCGA ATCACGTCAATGGAAGGTATGAAACAGGTCGTTTTCAAAGAGTATGCCAACGCTTCCCTTGGACGCAAGTTCACCTCACTTTTCCCTGGTCTTGGTTACGCTGCCGGCTACAAG GTTCTGCAACGAATCTACAAATACGGTGGCCAGCCATTCGCAAGAGATTACCTGGCGAAGCATCATGGTGCTGAGTTCGATAATGCTTTCGGAAAAGGAACTGGTAAGGCTATCATGCATGCTACCGCCGGAAG TTTGATCGGTATCGGTGAAAtcgtccttcttcctttggaTGTCCTGAAGATCAAGCGTCAGACGAACCCCGAAGCTTTCCGTGGCCGCGGTCTTTTTAAGATTATCTCCGATGAAGGCATGGGACTTTACCGCGGTGCTGGCTGGACTGCTGCTCGCAATGCACCTGGGTCTTTCGCG CTGTTTGGTGGTTCTGCCTTCGCCAAGGAATACATCTATAAGTTGCAGGACTATAATTCGGCTTCCTGGGCGCAGAATTTTGTGGCATCTGTCTGTGGTGCCAGTGCCTCTCTGATCGTGTCGGCACCCCTGGATGTGATCAAGACTCGTATCCAGAACCGCAATTTTGAGAACCCTGAGTCTGGCTTCCGCATTGTCTCGAACATGATGAAAAACGAGGGGCCCACCAGTTTCTTCAAGGGTCTTACACCTAAGCTGCTCATGACCGGGCCCAAGCTTGTTTTCAGCTTCTGGCTGGCTCAGACGTTGATCCCCGCGTTTGGCCAGGTCGTATAA
- a CDS encoding autophagy-related protein 8 (microtubule-associated anchor protein involved in autophagy and membrane trafficking) produces the protein MRSKFKDEHPFEKRKAEAERIRQKYADRIPVICEKVEKSDIATIDKKKYLVPADLTVGQFVYVIRKRIKLSPEKAIFIFVDEVLPPTAALMSSIYEEHKDEDGFLYITYSGENTFGDL, from the exons ATGCGCTCCAAGTTCAAGGACGAGCACCCCTTTGAGAAGCGCAAGGCAGAAGCCGAGCGTATCCGTCAGAAATACGCTGATCGCATTCCA GTAATCTGTGAGAAAGTCGAGAAGTCGGACATCGCCACTATTGATAAGAAGAAGTATCTTGTTCCTGCAGACCTTACCGTCGGGCAGTTCGTCTATGTTATCCGCAAGCGCATCAAACTGTCTCCCGAGAAggctatcttcatcttcgtcgacgAGGTGCTACCACCAACAGCTGCACTTATGAGCAGCATCTACGAAGAAcacaaggatgaagatggctttCTTTATATCAC GTATTCCGGGGAAAACACCTTCGGCGATCTTTAA
- the hsp70 gene encoding molecular chaperone Hsp70 (molecular chaperones HSP70/HSC70, HSP70 superfamily): protein MAPAVGIDLGTTYSCVGVFRDDRIEIIANDQGNRTTPSFVAFTDTERLIGDAAKNQVAMNPHNTVFDAKRLIGRRYADAEVQSDMKHWPFKIVDKGGKPIIQVEFKGEEKQFTPEEVSSMVLTKMRETAEAYLGGTVNNAVITVPAYFNDSQRQATKDAGLIAGLNVLRIINEPTAAAIAYGLDKKAEGERNVLIFDLGGGTFDVSLLTIEEGIFEVKATAGDTHLGGEDFDNRLVNHFVNEFKRKHKKDLTTNARALRRLRTACERAKRTLSSAAQTSIEIDSLFEGIDFYTSITRARFEELCQDLFRGTMEPVERVLRDAKIDKSSVHEIVLVGGSTRIPKIQRLVSDFFNKEPNKSINPDEAVAYGAAVQAAILSGDSSSKSTNEILLLDVAPLSLGIETAGGVMTALIKRNTTIPTKKSETFSTYSDNQPGVLIQVYEGERARTKDNNLLGKFELTGIPPAPRGVPQIEVTFDVDANGIMNVSAVEKGTGKTNKITITNDKGRLSKEEIERMLADAEKYKAEDEAEASRIQAKNGLESYAYSLKNTISEGKLTISDSDKEKVTSKVDEIIGWLDSNQTATKEEYESQQKELEGVANPIISAAYGGAAGAAPGGAPGAAPGGSTRTADEVEEKPEELD, encoded by the exons ATGGCCCCCGCTGTCGGTATCGATTTGGGTACCACCTACTCCTGTGTGGGTGTGTTCCGTGATGACCGCATTGAAATCATTGCCAACGACCAGGGTAACCGTACCACCCCTTCCTTCGTGGCTTTCACCGATACCGAGCGTCTCATCGGTGATGCCGCCAAGAACCAGGTCGCAATGAACCCTCACAACACTGTCTTCGATGCCAAGCGTCTGATCGGTCGTCGTTATGCCGATGCTGAGGTCCAGTCTGATATGAAGCACTGGCCCTTCAAGATCGTCGATAAGGGTGGCAAGCCCATCATCCAGGTTGAGTTCAAGGGCGAAGAGAAGCAATTCACTCCCGAGGAAGTCTCCTCTATGGTCCTGACCAAGATGCGTGAGACCGCAGAGGCCTATCTTGGTGGTACTGTTAACAACGCCGTTATCACTGTCCCCGCCTACTTCAACGACTCCCAGCGTCAGGCTACCAAGGATGCTGGTCTCATCGCCGGTCTGAACGTCCTCCGTATCATTAACGAGCCCACTGCCGCCGCCATCGCCTACGGTCTAgacaagaaggccgagggCGAGCGCAATGTCCTGATCTTCGATTTGGGTGGTGGTACCTTTGATGTTTCTCTCTTGACCATTGAAGAAGGTATCTTCGAGGTCAAGGCTACCGCTGGTGACACTCaccttggtggtgaggacTTCGACAACCGTCTCGTCAACCATTTCGTTAACGAGTTCAAACGCAAGCACAAGAAAG ATCTCACTACCAACGCGCGTGCCCTCCGCCGTCTCCGCACTGCCTGTGAGCGTGCCAAGCGTACACTGTCTTCTGCTGCCCAGACCTCTATTGAAATCGACTCTCTCTTTGAGGGTATTGATTTCTATACCTCGATCACCCGTGCCCGTTTCGAGGAACTTTGCCAGGACCTCTTCCGCGGTACTATGGAGCCTGTCGAGCGTGTCCTCCGTGATGCCAAGATCGACAAGTCCTCTGTCCACGAGATTGTCCTGGTCGGTGGCTCTACCCGTATCCCCAAGATCCAGCGCCTTGTCTCCGATTTTTTCAACAAGGAGCCCAACAAGTCCATCAACCCCGATGAGGCCGTTGCCTACGGTGCTGCCGTTCAGGCTGCCATCCTGTCCGGTGATAGTTCCTCCAAGTCCACCAACGAGATCCTGCTACTCGACGTTGCCCCCCTGTCTCTCGGTATCGAAACCGCTGGTGGTGTCATGACCGCTCTAATCAAGCGCAACACCACAATTCCCACCAAGAAGTCCGAGACTTTCTCCACTTACTCTGACAACCAGCCTGGTGTGTTGATCCAGGTTTACGAGGGTGAACGTGCTCGTACTAAGGACAACAACCTGCTCGGAAAGTTCGAGCTCACTGGCATTCCTCCCGCTCCCCGTGGTGTTCCTCAGATCGAGGTTACCTTCGATGTCGATGCCAACGGTATCATGAACGTTTCTGCCGTCGAGAAGGGCACTGGAAAGACCAACAagatcaccatcaccaacgACAAGGGCCGTCTCTccaaggaggagattgagcgcATGCTTGCCGATGCCGAGAAGTACAaggctgaggatgaggctgagGCTTCCCGTATCCAGGCCAAGAACGGCCTTGAGTCTTATGCCTACTCCCTCAAGAACACCATCAGCGAGGGCAAGCTTACCATCTCTGActccgacaaggagaaggtcacCAGCAAGGTTGATGAGATCATCGGTTGGCTTGACAGCAACCAGACCGCCACCAAGGAGGAGTACGAGTCTCAGCAGAAGGAGCTCGAAGG TGTTGCCAACCCTATCATCTCCGCTGCTTATGGCGGTGCCGCTGGTGCTGCTCCTGGCGGTGCTCCCGGCGCTGCCCCCGGTGGCTCCACTCGCACCGCTGACGAGGTTGAGGAGAAGCCCGAGGAGCTTGACTAA
- the hem13 gene encoding coproporphyrinogen oxidase (coproporphyrinogen III oxidase CPO/HEM13) → MTLSRQYMPLRRSLCHFSAQTRRAPCNFQNTFRRYSAEKRSSEPKSFVVWRPYLRLAIGVPFIGALIYSMMTGEVTELDSPSIVELDEALKKQATISENSPMRLRMEKLIKEHQKKIVDELSRIDGTHFKTDTWARPNGGGGISCVLQDGNVFEKAGVNVSVVYGELPRAAIEKMRADHKSFVGADVESLEFFAAGLSLVLHPHNPMAPTVHLNYRYFETSDPKDPINGDKNWWFGGGTDLTPSYLFPEDVKHFHQTIKDACDRHDATYYPRFKAWCDKYFYLPHRRESRGVGGIFFDDLDASFLESSATSSQNPQETLFSFVSDSLASFLPSYVPIIERRKDTPFTPAQKEWQQLRRGRYVEFNLVYDRGTSFGLRTPNARIESILMSLPRTASWAYMDPVSGTRTEASAEEKNPGEDKEREKELMDVLRHPRQWV, encoded by the exons ATGACCTTGTCCCGGCAATATATGCCTCTTCGGAGGTCACTCTGCCACTTCTCAGCGCAGACCAGACGCGCACCTTGCAACTTTCAGAATACATTTCGCAGATACTCAGCGGAAAAGCGATCCAGCGAACCGAAATCTTTTGTCGTGTGGAGGCCATACCTCCGGCTGGCCATTGGTGTCCCATTCATCGGAGCTCTGATATATTCCATG ATGACAGGTGAAGTGACCGAACTCGACTCCCCGTCCATCGTGGAGCTCGACGAAGCGTTGAAGAAACAAGCAACGATTAGCGAAAACTCTCCAATGCGTTTACGAATGGAGAAATTGATCAAAGAACATCAAAAGAAAATCGTAGATGAGTTAAGCAGGATTGACGGTACTCATTTCAAAACGGATACCTGGGCACGTCCCAATGGGGGTGGCGGCATATCCTGTGTGCTCCAAGATGGTAATGTTTTCGAGAAAGCAGGTGTCAATGTATCGGTTGTCTATGGTGAATTGCCCCGGGCTGCTATTGAGAAAATGAGGGCAGATCACAAGTCATTCGTTGGCGCAGACGTGGAATCTTTGGAGTTTTTTGCTGCCGGCTTGTCACTGGTTCTGCACCCCCATAATCCCATGGCACCAACAGTCCATCTCAACTACCGTTACTTTGAGACGTCAGACCCTAAGGATCCTATCAATGGAGATAAGAATTGGTGGTTCGGCGGTGGTACAGACTTAACACCCTCCTACCTGTTCCCCGAGGATGTCAAGCATTTTCACCAGACCATCAAAGACGCTTGCGATAGGCATGATGCAACATATTACCCTCGATTCAAGGCCTGGTGCGATAAGTATTTCTATCTTCCACATCGCCGAGAGTCTCGTGGTGTTGGTGGTATCTTTTTCGACGATCTTGATGCCAGTTTCTTGGAGTCATCTGCCACTTCATCACAGAATCCTCAGGAAACTCTATTCTCGTTCGTCTCCGATAGTCTggcttccttccttccctcttATGTTCCTATCATTGAACGCCGAAAGGATACGCCATTCACACCTGCTCAGAAAGAATGGCAGCAGCTTCGACGTGGGCGCTATGTGGAATTCAACCTGGTTTATGACCGTGGCACCAGCTTTGGCCTGCGCACCCCCAACGCTCGTATCGAAAGCATATTGATGAGCCTCCCTCGCACAGCAAGCTGGGCCTATATGGATCCGGTGTCGGGAACCCGGACCGAGGCTTCTGCGGAGGAAAAGAATCCGGGCGAGGACAAGGAGCGTGAAAAGGAATTAATGGATGTTCTCAGACATCCCCGGCAATGGGTGTAA